In Macadamia integrifolia cultivar HAES 741 chromosome 5, SCU_Mint_v3, whole genome shotgun sequence, a single window of DNA contains:
- the LOC122078670 gene encoding probable E3 ubiquitin-protein ligase MARCHF10 isoform X2, giving the protein MDSSSSSELKHIEESSTSDAPDPQAIDQNPINGEAFSVQHSRRPNISSLQIPTRSLEDSLPISTEIDIPSTSSQSSTKSGLPPRSGTAKFKPSIRSLLPQRSTKNKGLSQDTPPSEGSLDKPSTSKSFSLTKVFSLSSAKRTTSLPITPVVNSSAECRQERNLDDSLNITKSKVHRHITRSLSVPANSKTRSLRRTDSMGVVVRVISGTPPPTTIDDTSPNDGVADVEMEHAEKDIREEEAVCRICLVGLGEGGETLKMECSCKGDLALAHKECAVKWFSIKGNKTCDICKQDVRNLPVTLLRIQNAQAVSRQPPTVPQQDEGPPYRFWHDVPILVMVSMLAYFCFLEQLLVSALGSRALAISLPFSCALGLLSSMIASTMVSKSYVWVFASFQFATVILFAYIFYIIIKFRFLCPQNYSSMLSQFFQSFFHHSLGLGLQ; this is encoded by the exons ATGGacagttcttcatcttctgaaTTGAAGCATATTGAAGAATCATCAACATCGGATGCTCCTGATCCGCAG GCAATTGATCAAAATCCAATAAATGGAGAGGCCTTCTCAGTTCAGCATTCAAGGAGgccaaatatttcctcattgcAAATACCCACAAGGTCCTTAGAAGATTCGTTGCCTATCTCTACTGAAATAGATATTCCCTCCACATCGAGTCAAAGTTCTACAAAATCAGGGTTGCCTCCGAGATCAGGTACAGCAAAGTTCAAACCATCTATAAGAAGTCTCCTTCCACAGAGGAGCACCAAGAATAAAGGTTTGTCCCAGGATACACCTCCATCAGAAGGATCTCTGGATAAACCTTCTACTTCAAAGTCATTTTCTTTGACCAAGGTTTTTTCCTTGTCATCTGCAAAAAGAACAACCTCATTGCCAATTACACCAGTTGTGAATTCAAGCGCTGAATGTAGACAGGAAAGAAATCTGGATGACTCTTTGAATATTACT AAATCAAAAGTTCACCGTCATATAACTCGCTCACTCTCAGTTCCAGCCAATAGCAAAACCAGAAGCTTAAGACGGACAGATTCTATGGGAGTTGTAGTCCGTGTAATCTCAGGAACTCCTCCTCCTACAACTATTGATGATACCTCACCAAATGATGGCGTAGCAGATGTTG AAATGGAGCATGCTGAAAAAGATATCCgtgaagaagaagcagtctgCAGAATCTGTTTGGTTGGGCTTGGGGAAGGAGGTGAAACTCTTAAGATGGAATGTAGCTGCAAAGGAGACCTTGCACTTGCTCACAAAGAGTGCGCCGTGAAATGGTTTAGCATTAAGGGTAACAAGACATGTGATATTTGCAAGCAAGATGTTAGAAACCTACCAGTAACATTATTGAGAATACAGAATGCTCAGGCCGTTAGTAGGCAGCCACCAACTGTACCTCAGCAAGATGAAGGTCCTCCCTACAG GTTCTGGCATGACGTACCAATTCTTGTCATGGTCAGCATGCTTGCCTATTTCTGCTTTCTGGAGCAACTGCTG GTCTCTGCTCTGGGCTCTCGTGCTCTTGCCATATCACTGCCTTTCTCTTGTGCTTTAGGTCTTCTTTCATCCATGATAGCTTCAACAATGG TAAGCAAGAGCTACGTTTGGGTGTTTGCATCCTTCCAGTTTGCAACTGTGATCCTGTTTGCTTATATCTTCtatattatt ATAAAATTCCGTTTCTTATGTCCTCAAAATTACAGCTCAATGTTGAGCCAGTTCTTTCAGTCCTTCTTTCATCATTCACTGGGTTTGGGATTGCAATGA
- the LOC122078670 gene encoding probable E3 ubiquitin-protein ligase MARCHF10 isoform X1, which yields MDSSSSSELKHIEESSTSDAPDPQAIDQNPINGEAFSVQHSRRPNISSLQIPTRSLEDSLPISTEIDIPSTSSQSSTKSGLPPRSGTAKFKPSIRSLLPQRSTKNKGLSQDTPPSEGSLDKPSTSKSFSLTKVFSLSSAKRTTSLPITPVVNSSAECRQERNLDDSLNITKSKVHRHITRSLSVPANSKTRSLRRTDSMGVVVRVISGTPPPTTIDDTSPNDGVADVEMEHAEKDIREEEAVCRICLVGLGEGGETLKMECSCKGDLALAHKECAVKWFSIKGNKTCDICKQDVRNLPVTLLRIQNAQAVSRQPPTVPQQDEGPPYRFWHDVPILVMVSMLAYFCFLEQLLVSALGSRALAISLPFSCALGLLSSMIASTMVSKSYVWVFASFQFATVILFAYIFYIILNVEPVLSVLLSSFTGFGIAMSMYALIVEFFRWRMNRSLQSARLQNITGAQQGQQLREVINVRPMGGTRQQETRVENTNISHG from the exons ATGGacagttcttcatcttctgaaTTGAAGCATATTGAAGAATCATCAACATCGGATGCTCCTGATCCGCAG GCAATTGATCAAAATCCAATAAATGGAGAGGCCTTCTCAGTTCAGCATTCAAGGAGgccaaatatttcctcattgcAAATACCCACAAGGTCCTTAGAAGATTCGTTGCCTATCTCTACTGAAATAGATATTCCCTCCACATCGAGTCAAAGTTCTACAAAATCAGGGTTGCCTCCGAGATCAGGTACAGCAAAGTTCAAACCATCTATAAGAAGTCTCCTTCCACAGAGGAGCACCAAGAATAAAGGTTTGTCCCAGGATACACCTCCATCAGAAGGATCTCTGGATAAACCTTCTACTTCAAAGTCATTTTCTTTGACCAAGGTTTTTTCCTTGTCATCTGCAAAAAGAACAACCTCATTGCCAATTACACCAGTTGTGAATTCAAGCGCTGAATGTAGACAGGAAAGAAATCTGGATGACTCTTTGAATATTACT AAATCAAAAGTTCACCGTCATATAACTCGCTCACTCTCAGTTCCAGCCAATAGCAAAACCAGAAGCTTAAGACGGACAGATTCTATGGGAGTTGTAGTCCGTGTAATCTCAGGAACTCCTCCTCCTACAACTATTGATGATACCTCACCAAATGATGGCGTAGCAGATGTTG AAATGGAGCATGCTGAAAAAGATATCCgtgaagaagaagcagtctgCAGAATCTGTTTGGTTGGGCTTGGGGAAGGAGGTGAAACTCTTAAGATGGAATGTAGCTGCAAAGGAGACCTTGCACTTGCTCACAAAGAGTGCGCCGTGAAATGGTTTAGCATTAAGGGTAACAAGACATGTGATATTTGCAAGCAAGATGTTAGAAACCTACCAGTAACATTATTGAGAATACAGAATGCTCAGGCCGTTAGTAGGCAGCCACCAACTGTACCTCAGCAAGATGAAGGTCCTCCCTACAG GTTCTGGCATGACGTACCAATTCTTGTCATGGTCAGCATGCTTGCCTATTTCTGCTTTCTGGAGCAACTGCTG GTCTCTGCTCTGGGCTCTCGTGCTCTTGCCATATCACTGCCTTTCTCTTGTGCTTTAGGTCTTCTTTCATCCATGATAGCTTCAACAATGG TAAGCAAGAGCTACGTTTGGGTGTTTGCATCCTTCCAGTTTGCAACTGTGATCCTGTTTGCTTATATCTTCtatattatt CTCAATGTTGAGCCAGTTCTTTCAGTCCTTCTTTCATCATTCACTGGGTTTGGGATTGCAATGAGCATGTATGCTCTAATTGTTGAGTTCTTTAGATGGAGAATGAACCGAAGTCTACAGTCTGCTCGTCTGCAAAATATTACAGGTGCACAACAGGGACAGCAGCTAAGAGAGGTAATTAATGTGAGACCAATGGGTGGCACAAGACAGCAAGAAACCAGGGTTGAGAACACAAATATTTCACATGGATGA